The genome window ACGTCATCGGTCTCCGCGTATGCGAGGTTGAGATTGAGATTGAGCCGGGGACTCTCCCGGTAGCCGGCGCGGAATCCTGCGACCCAGCCCACGTTGCTGCCGTCGGCCTCGACGTCATAGGCGTCCATGAACGCGCCGGCGTAGGGCGAGAAGCTGTAGGCGTTGTACCGGTACGCATTACCGCGGCGCTGCGCCTCTGCATCGGCCGGCATCACCAGCGCCAGTGTCAGGGTGAGACATGCAATCGTTCTCATGCGGAATCCTTCGGTGAGTGCAGTCAGGTGCCGTCGAGCGTTACCGCGCCGGCGCTGCCAAAGTTCCTGCCGTCCGGATTGCGGCAGCTAATCCGATACGGCATCTTCAGTTGGATGCGCCACACGGCGCCTGCGTTGTCTCCCAACAGGATCGATCACTGGCGTGGATCATGCACCCTGCGGCGACGAAGTCACCCAACGGAAGTCGCGCATGTACGAAGCTATGGTTCGCCTGTATTCCGCTCGATTCGGCCGGCCACCGCGTTCCATTCTCGAAATCGCGGGGGACGGCTCGAATCGTTCGTATTACAGGCTGATCGGCGATGACATGCGCACGGCCGTCGGTGCCGTCGGTCCCGACCACGAGGAGAACCGCGCGTTCATCTCGTTTACGAACTCGTTCCGCGCGGCCGGCCTGCCGGTTCCGGAGCTGTACGGTGAGGATGAGTCGGTCGGTGTGTGGATCGAGGAGGACCTCGGCGACACGACGCTGTTCAACGCGCTGGTCGAAGCGCGCAAGCGCGAACCCGGCTCACCGTTCCCGGACTCCATGCTGCCGCTCTACCGTCGGGTGGTCGAGGTGCTGCCGCGCTTCCAGGTGGAGGGGGGACGCGTCATCGATTATTCCGTCGCGTATCCGCGTGACGCGTTCGACCGCCAGTCCATCCTCTGGGACCTGAATTATTTCAAGTATCACTTCCTGAAGCTGGCCCACGTGCAGTTCAACGAGCAGCGGCTCGAGAACGATTTTGCGACGCTCGCCGACTTCCTGCTGCGGGCGGACACGCGCCACTTCCTGTATCGCGACTTCCAGTCGCGCAACATCATGATGGTCGATGATGAGCCCTACTTCATCGACTACCAGGGCGGCCGTCGCGGTGCGCCGCAGTACGACATCGCGTCACTGCTGTATGATGCGAAGGCCGACATGCCGAACGACGTGCGCGATCAGCTCCTCTCGCACTACCTCGACGCGCTGTCCGGCTACCTCGACTTCGATCGCGACGAGTTCGTGCAGCTGTACCGCGGCTACGTGCTCGTGCGCATCATGCAGGCGATGGGGGCGTATGGCTATCGCGGCTTCTTCGAGCGCAAGCCGCGCTTCCTGCAGAGCGTGCCGTTTGCTGCCCGCAACATCCGACGGATCCTCGAGAACGGCATGCCCGTCGCCGTGCCGGAGCTCCAGGAGGTCTTCGAACGCGTCGTCGATGCGTGGGCGCACAAGGGTGAGGACGCCGACGCGGCACCCGGCCTGACGGTGCGCCTGAACAGCTTCAGCTTCAAGCGCGGCTATCCGGACGATGAGGGCGGGCACGGCGGCGGCTACGTGTTCGACTGCCGCAGCCTCCCCAACCCGGGACGGCACCTGGAGTATCGCACGATGTGCGGCCGCGATGCCGGCGTCGTGGAATACATCGAGCGTTCATCCGAGTCACACAACTACTGGGTGCACGTGCGGGCGCTCGTGGACAGCCAGATCGAGGAGTACCTGCGACGCGGCTTCACCAGCCTCACAATCAGCTTCGGCTGCACCGGTGGTCAGCACCGCTCCGTGTATTTTGCCGAGCGGCTCGCGGCTCACATCCGGCACGGATATCCGCAGGTCAACGTGCGACTCTCGCACCGTGAAGAGAGCCTCTGGCCGAAGGACCTGGAGAACGCGCCCGTGGAGCACGAAGCGCGCAAGCCGCGCGAGCGTGGTGCGGCACAGCGCACGTCCCCGGAGGATCTCATCGACGGCCGACGCAGCCGCGTCGCTCCGACGTCCTGACGCGCGCCTGATGGACGCGATGATTCTGGCCGCGGGCCTGGGCACGCGGCTCGGCGACCTGACACAGGATACGCCCAAAGCGCTCATCGATGTCGGTGGTGTGCCGGTGCTGGAGCGCGTGGCGCGACGGCTGATTGCGGCAGGCGCCGACCACATCATCATCAATGTCCACCATCACGCGGACCGGATCATCGAGTTCGTGCGATCCCGTGATGATTTCGGCGTAGCCGTTTCCATCTCCCACGAAGAGGACGCTCCGCTCGAGACCGGCGGAGGTCTGCTGCACGCGAAGCCTCTC of Longimicrobiales bacterium contains these proteins:
- a CDS encoding RNase adapter RapZ; protein product: MYEAMVRLYSARFGRPPRSILEIAGDGSNRSYYRLIGDDMRTAVGAVGPDHEENRAFISFTNSFRAAGLPVPELYGEDESVGVWIEEDLGDTTLFNALVEARKREPGSPFPDSMLPLYRRVVEVLPRFQVEGGRVIDYSVAYPRDAFDRQSILWDLNYFKYHFLKLAHVQFNEQRLENDFATLADFLLRADTRHFLYRDFQSRNIMMVDDEPYFIDYQGGRRGAPQYDIASLLYDAKADMPNDVRDQLLSHYLDALSGYLDFDRDEFVQLYRGYVLVRIMQAMGAYGYRGFFERKPRFLQSVPFAARNIRRILENGMPVAVPELQEVFERVVDAWAHKGEDADAAPGLTVRLNSFSFKRGYPDDEGGHGGGYVFDCRSLPNPGRHLEYRTMCGRDAGVVEYIERSSESHNYWVHVRALVDSQIEEYLRRGFTSLTISFGCTGGQHRSVYFAERLAAHIRHGYPQVNVRLSHREESLWPKDLENAPVEHEARKPRERGAAQRTSPEDLIDGRRSRVAPTS